DNA from Coriobacteriaceae bacterium:
CAGGATGATATCGGACCAAATCTCGTCCGATATCACCACGCAATCGTGCTGGCGATAGATGTCCATGGCGCGCTCGATTTCGTCGCGCTCCCATACGCGGCCGCAGGGATTGTGCGGCGAGCAGAACACCGCGGCATGGATGTGGTTTTGGGCGAGTTTGCACTCCATGTCCTCAAAGTCCATGCGCCACACGCCCTGATCGTCGAGCTTAAGCGGGCTATGGACAATACGATAGCCCGCGGCCTCAATGGACTTGGTAAAGCCGATGTAGGTGGGGCTGTGGACCAGCACCGCATCGCCCGGCTGGACATACGCGCGCAGCGTCGACACGACACCGCCCAGCACGCCGTTTTCGTAACCGATATGTTCAGGGCGCAGGCCCTCGACGCCATTGCGGCGGCTCTGCCATTCGATGATGCGGTCGAAATACTCGGAGCGCGGATTGAAATAGCCAAACATGGGGTGCTGGGCGCGCTGAATGATGTGTTCCTGGACCGTGGGCACCGTGGCAAAGTTCATGTCGGCCACCCACATGGGAATGCGGTCGAAGCCCTCGTCGGGTGCGTTCGGGGCCATACCGGGGATCTCACCCCAAGAGTCAACGGCGATGGCGTCCATGCCGTGGCGGTCGATGATTGAAGTGAAGTCGTATTTCATGCTGGACTCCCGTGCAAAGTTGATTGTTTTGGTAGGCGTTATTGTCCACCAGCGTGGGCGGTTTTGGCGCGGGGTTTGGCGCTTAATTTGACGGGTGCGGACGAATGGCTGGTTAGTCTTGCGCGTCGTTGACGGCAACTACGGTTAGCTGGGTTTCATCGACCGTAAACGATATGTCGAGCCCGGCGTAAGCCAGATGATAGACGCGGTGTGGCTCGTGCTTGCTGCCCGCGCGGCGCGGGTCTTGGCGAAGGACCTCGACCAAGCCGAGGAGCTTTGCGGGCGGGACCATATCCTGCAGTGCTTGCGGAAACTCAACATCGAGCTCTTGCCACGGAGCATCCTCGATCCAGCCTCCGGTCGCATCCGGGTGGCAGTCCGCAAACGGAATGTAGGGCTTGATGTCGTAGATGGGCGTACCGTCGCGCAGGTCGGCCCCCAACACATGGATGATGGGGCCATCGTCGGTGAGCTCGACACGATCAAGCTTGACGCAGGTGAGCCCGATGGGATTAGGGCGAAACGGACTGCGCGTGGCAAACACTCCCACACGTTCGGCTCCGCCCAGACGCGGCGGGCGCACGGTTTTCGACCATTTTGCGTTGGTGCCGGACCTGTCCTGCGTTTTAGCGTCGACGGCAATATCCTTAGCCGTGCCGCCGGGCGTTCCGTTTTCGAAGCGCCACAGCAGCCACAGGTGAGAGAAGGAGTCCAGGCCCTCAACCGCTGCATTGGAGGCAAATTCCGGCTCAAAAAAGATTCGTCCCTGCAGATGGGGCGCCAAAAAGCTGTTGCGCGGAATGCCGAACTTCTGCGGCAGGTCGGTATGTATGCGTGCGATAGGTTCCATGCCGGTCATTGTACGGCATGGAGGCGTGGGGCGTTGCGCGCAATTCTTCGCCGCGGTCCCCCGTCGTGCAACCAACGGTTGCTTGGAAGGGCGCCTGCCGCCGCGTATGCTTAAGCCATCAACCAGCAGAAAGGAGCCGCTATGGCCTTTGCAGAAAAGCTCATTGCTGTCCGTCGCGCCCATCACCTTACCCAAGAGCAGCTTGCCGCTAAGCTCTTCGTCACACGCCAGGCCATCAGCCGGTGGGAGCGC
Protein-coding regions in this window:
- a CDS encoding aminotransferase class I/II-fold pyridoxal phosphate-dependent enzyme; protein product: MKYDFTSIIDRHGMDAIAVDSWGEIPGMAPNAPDEGFDRIPMWVADMNFATVPTVQEHIIQRAQHPMFGYFNPRSEYFDRIIEWQSRRNGVEGLRPEHIGYENGVLGGVVSTLRAYVQPGDAVLVHSPTYIGFTKSIEAAGYRIVHSPLKLDDQGVWRMDFEDMECKLAQNHIHAAVFCSPHNPCGRVWERDEIERAMDIYRQHDCVVISDEIWSDIILPGHKHIPTQSVSEDAHMRTVALYAPSKTFNLAGLVGSYHIIYNETLRDRVCAVSNKTHYNEMNVLSMHALIGAYQPQGYEWVDELNEVIEGNVDYFCNYVDKHFAGVSYSRPQGTYMVFPDCTEWCREHGRDIQWLLDEGARVGVGYQDGRPFHGPCHIRVNLALPLSRVKEACERLDRYVFGV
- a CDS encoding tRNA (N6-threonylcarbamoyladenosine(37)-N6)-methyltransferase TrmO encodes the protein MEPIARIHTDLPQKFGIPRNSFLAPHLQGRIFFEPEFASNAAVEGLDSFSHLWLLWRFENGTPGGTAKDIAVDAKTQDRSGTNAKWSKTVRPPRLGGAERVGVFATRSPFRPNPIGLTCVKLDRVELTDDGPIIHVLGADLRDGTPIYDIKPYIPFADCHPDATGGWIEDAPWQELDVEFPQALQDMVPPAKLLGLVEVLRQDPRRAGSKHEPHRVYHLAYAGLDISFTVDETQLTVVAVNDAQD